From the Mycobacterium noviomagense genome, the window CCGGCTTCTCCTCGCGCGCATCAGGGCCCGGTTCCGCGGCCCGCATCGTCGCCGGTGGCAGCGCCGCTAGCGCTCCGCCAGACCCAACCGCGCCACCAACCATTCCCGCAAGTCCGGGCCGTAGTCATCACGGTCCAGTGCAAAGTCAACCGCAGCCTTGAGGTAGCCGCCGGGATTTCCCAGGTCGTGTCGGGACCCGCGATGCACCACCACGTGCACCGGATGGCCTTCCTTGATCAGCAGCGCGATCGCGTCGGTGAGCTGCACCTCGCCTCCCGCGCCGCGGTCGGTGTGGCGCAGCGCGTCGAAGATGGCGCGGTCGAGCACATACCGGCCGGCAGCCGCAAACCTCGAGGGAGCCTCCTCCGGCTTGGGTTTTTCCACCATCCCGTTGACTTTGAGTACGTCCTTGTCGGCGTTGGCAACGGGCTCGACGTCGAAGACCCCGTATGCGCTGGTCTCCTCCAGCGAGACCTCGATGGCGCACAACACGCTGCCGCCATGTTCGGCCCGCACCTTCGACATCGTCTCCAGCACACCGGTGGGCAACACCAGGTCGTCGGGCAGTAGCACCGCAATCGCGTCCTCGTCGGCCGACAACACCGACTCCACACAGCTGATTGCATGGCCCAAGCCGAGCGGCTCATCCTGCACCACGGACTCGACCTCGATCAGTCGCGGCGCGCGGCGAACCTTGTCCAGCATGTCTTTCTTGCCGCGGGCCTCGAGTGTGCCCTCCAGCACCAGGTCTTCGACAAAATGCGCGACCACGCTGTCTTTGCCCTGCGACGTGATGATCACCAGGCGTTCGGCACCGGCTTCGGCCGCCTCGGCGGCCACCAGTTCGATGCCGGGGGTGTCGACTACCGGCAGCAGCTCTTTGGGCACCGTTTTGGTGGTCGGCAAGAACCGGGTGCCCAAGCCGGCCGCGGGTACGACCGCCGTGCGGGGAACGTATGCGCGCGCCATGGGTCACACGATA encodes:
- a CDS encoding UTP--glucose-1-phosphate uridylyltransferase; the protein is MARAYVPRTAVVPAAGLGTRFLPTTKTVPKELLPVVDTPGIELVAAEAAEAGAERLVIITSQGKDSVVAHFVEDLVLEGTLEARGKKDMLDKVRRAPRLIEVESVVQDEPLGLGHAISCVESVLSADEDAIAVLLPDDLVLPTGVLETMSKVRAEHGGSVLCAIEVSLEETSAYGVFDVEPVANADKDVLKVNGMVEKPKPEEAPSRFAAAGRYVLDRAIFDALRHTDRGAGGEVQLTDAIALLIKEGHPVHVVVHRGSRHDLGNPGGYLKAAVDFALDRDDYGPDLREWLVARLGLAER